Proteins encoded in a region of the Leptolyngbya subtilissima AS-A7 genome:
- a CDS encoding response regulator: MQDLQERFILVIDPNPVHAQVVQRVLIEGSGCDSQSDLPQNHLEIVVSGEAAIDYLLQQGEYAQAPRPDLVLLDLDLPKLELSENDGYNILTTIKTTPHLRQIPVIVFTESDRSEDILRSYASQSNCYVVKMADLEQLSHTVKQIEAFWLGIVTLPLR, from the coding sequence ATGCAAGACCTGCAAGAACGCTTCATTTTGGTCATTGATCCCAACCCGGTCCATGCCCAGGTGGTTCAGCGGGTTCTGATCGAGGGATCAGGCTGCGATTCGCAAAGCGATCTGCCCCAGAATCACCTCGAAATTGTCGTGAGCGGGGAGGCGGCGATCGACTACCTGCTGCAGCAGGGTGAGTACGCCCAAGCTCCCCGCCCCGATTTAGTTCTGCTGGATCTCGATCTGCCAAAGCTGGAACTGTCGGAAAACGACGGCTACAACATTCTCACCACCATCAAGACGACGCCTCACCTCAGGCAGATTCCGGTGATTGTGTTTACGGAGTCTGACCGCAGCGAGGATATTTTGCGGAGCTATGCCAGCCAAAGCAACTGTTATGTAGTGAAGATGGCTGATTTAGAGCAGCTGTCTCACACGGTGAAGCAGATCGAGGCGTTTTGGCTTGGGATTGTAACGCTGCCGCTGCGGTAA
- a CDS encoding sensor histidine kinase, with the protein MTLRNLNLDAQLVNLKQPEIHTLTQVQPHGVLLVLREADLSIVQVSRNTRDAFGLAAEDVLGQTLDDLFDAYQVDQIRAGLRQENLDILNPTKVWVRRRGDDYAVYDAIFHRNSEGFLILELEPALTNEAIPFLSFYHLARASIGQLEAGTASLADFCRIIVHEVRQVTGFDRVMLYKFDDDGHGEVLAEEKLDDMEAYLGLHFPESDVPKPARKMFLSNWIRVIPNASAEPVELVPALNPVTQHGTDLVMSILRQPYRCHTEYLHNMNVEASLTISLMKDQKLWGLIACHHKTPKYVPYELRKACEFLGRVIFAEISTLEEEADQSYRLKLAAVQSALIDQMAREDYFVDGLVRHDPSLLDLVGAKGAAICFGGQWTTLGRTPPEEELNYLVQWLSTSTEQDVVVTNALPLDYTEAQRFKDVASGLLAIAISKRSYVLWFRPEVIQTVNWGGNPNEAYTLVGEGEEQWLCPRQSFELWKETVSLRSLPWQPVEVKAALELRKAIVNIVLRQAEELALLANDLERSNAELKKFAYIASHDLQEPLNQVANFVQLLEMRYDAKLDEDGKEFIGFAVEGVSLMQTLIDDVLAYSKVDLQGIEWQLTEVQQALDQALGNLRGRVAETGAIITVDPLPTIVADGTQLMQLFQNLVGNAIKFRQPGETPRIHVGVQRQEEHWLFSVADNGIGFDPQFAERIFVIFQRLHTRDEYAGSGMGLAICKKIVECHRGRIWVEAVPDQGATFYFTIPVEGRDRNHGNGRKAKNYLFSRG; encoded by the coding sequence ATGACCCTTCGAAATCTGAACCTCGACGCCCAGCTGGTAAATCTCAAACAACCCGAGATTCACACCCTGACTCAGGTGCAGCCCCACGGGGTGCTGCTGGTGCTGCGGGAGGCAGACCTGTCGATTGTGCAGGTGAGTCGCAACACCCGCGATGCCTTTGGCCTAGCGGCGGAGGACGTGCTGGGCCAAACCTTGGATGACCTGTTCGACGCCTACCAGGTGGATCAGATTCGAGCGGGCCTGCGCCAGGAAAATCTGGACATCCTGAACCCTACCAAGGTGTGGGTGCGCCGTCGGGGCGATGACTACGCCGTGTACGACGCCATTTTCCACCGCAATAGCGAAGGCTTTTTGATTCTAGAGCTGGAGCCAGCGCTGACCAACGAGGCCATCCCGTTTCTGAGCTTCTACCACCTGGCGCGGGCATCAATTGGACAACTAGAGGCGGGGACAGCCAGCCTGGCGGATTTTTGCCGCATCATCGTCCACGAGGTGCGGCAGGTGACAGGCTTTGATCGAGTGATGCTCTACAAGTTTGATGATGACGGTCACGGCGAAGTGCTGGCCGAAGAAAAACTTGACGACATGGAGGCCTACCTGGGCCTGCACTTCCCCGAGTCTGACGTGCCTAAGCCGGCCCGCAAGATGTTTTTGTCCAACTGGATTCGGGTGATTCCCAACGCCAGCGCCGAGCCGGTGGAGCTGGTGCCTGCCCTCAACCCCGTCACCCAACACGGCACCGACCTGGTGATGTCGATTTTGCGGCAGCCCTACCGCTGCCACACCGAGTATCTGCACAACATGAATGTCGAGGCCTCTCTGACCATTTCGCTGATGAAGGATCAGAAGCTGTGGGGACTGATTGCCTGTCACCACAAGACACCTAAGTACGTGCCCTACGAGCTGCGCAAGGCCTGCGAATTTTTGGGTCGGGTGATTTTTGCCGAAATCTCGACCCTAGAAGAAGAAGCTGACCAGAGCTATCGTCTGAAGCTGGCGGCGGTGCAGTCGGCGCTAATTGACCAGATGGCGCGGGAAGATTACTTTGTTGACGGGCTGGTGCGCCACGACCCCAGCCTGCTGGATCTGGTGGGAGCTAAGGGGGCGGCGATTTGCTTTGGCGGCCAGTGGACCACCCTGGGCCGTACCCCGCCTGAGGAGGAGCTGAACTATCTGGTGCAGTGGCTGAGCACCTCGACCGAACAGGATGTTGTGGTGACCAATGCCCTGCCGCTGGACTACACCGAGGCTCAGCGGTTTAAGGATGTGGCCAGCGGTTTGCTGGCGATCGCCATCTCCAAGCGCAGCTACGTGCTGTGGTTCCGCCCGGAGGTGATTCAGACGGTGAACTGGGGCGGCAACCCCAACGAGGCCTATACCTTGGTGGGCGAGGGCGAGGAGCAGTGGCTGTGCCCGCGCCAGTCGTTTGAGCTGTGGAAGGAGACGGTGAGCTTGCGATCGCTGCCCTGGCAGCCGGTAGAAGTCAAAGCGGCCCTAGAGTTGCGCAAGGCGATCGTCAACATCGTGCTGCGTCAGGCGGAAGAACTGGCCCTGCTGGCCAACGACCTGGAGCGATCGAACGCCGAGCTGAAGAAATTTGCCTACATCGCCTCCCATGACCTGCAAGAGCCGCTCAACCAGGTGGCTAACTTTGTGCAGCTCCTAGAGATGCGCTACGACGCCAAGCTCGACGAAGACGGCAAAGAGTTTATTGGCTTTGCGGTAGAAGGGGTGAGCCTGATGCAAACCCTGATCGACGACGTGCTGGCCTACAGTAAGGTGGACCTCCAGGGCATTGAGTGGCAGCTGACGGAGGTGCAGCAGGCCCTCGACCAGGCCCTCGGCAACCTGCGCGGACGAGTAGCCGAAACCGGCGCGATCATTACCGTCGACCCGCTGCCCACCATCGTTGCTGACGGCACCCAGCTGATGCAGCTGTTCCAAAACCTAGTTGGCAACGCAATCAAGTTTCGCCAGCCTGGTGAAACGCCCCGGATTCACGTTGGGGTGCAGCGCCAGGAGGAGCACTGGCTGTTCTCGGTGGCCGACAACGGCATTGGCTTTGACCCCCAGTTTGCCGAGCGCATCTTTGTCATCTTCCAGCGGCTGCACACCCGCGACGAGTACGCTGGCTCGGGCATGGGGCTGGCCATTTGCAAGAAGATTGTCGAGTGCCACCGAGGCCGCATCTGGGTCGAGGCCGTCCCCGACCAGGGGGCGACCTTCTATTTCACCATCCCCGTTGAAGGACGCGATCGCAACCATGGCAACGGACGCAAGGCCAAAAACTATCTTTTTAGTCGAGGATAA
- a CDS encoding response regulator, which yields MATDARPKTIFLVEDNRGDIRLIQEALKSTAAPCEIVIARDGMEAMAYLHRQGEFAEATTPDLILLDLNLPKKDGREVLADIKASDALKHIPIIVLTTSRNEEDICKSYDLHVNCYISKSRNLTQLFKIVQGIEAFWLETATLPSSTP from the coding sequence ATGGCAACGGACGCAAGGCCAAAAACTATCTTTTTAGTCGAGGATAATCGCGGCGACATTCGCCTGATTCAGGAGGCCCTCAAGAGCACCGCCGCCCCGTGCGAGATTGTGATCGCCCGGGACGGCATGGAGGCGATGGCCTACCTGCACCGTCAGGGGGAGTTCGCTGAGGCCACTACCCCTGACCTGATTTTGCTCGATCTCAACCTGCCCAAGAAAGACGGGCGGGAGGTGCTAGCCGATATTAAAGCCAGCGACGCCCTCAAGCACATTCCGATCATTGTGCTGACCACCTCGCGGAACGAGGAGGACATTTGCAAGAGCTACGACCTGCACGTCAACTGCTACATCTCAAAATCGCGCAACTTGACCCAGTTGTTCAAAATTGTGCAAGGAATTGAGGCATTTTGGCTAGAAACAGCGACGCTACCCTCGAGTACCCCCTAA
- a CDS encoding response regulator, protein MARNSDATLEYPLNPTAVRVLLIEDDLAEARFLQEVLKGAPRSRFQLSHAKRLGEAIAWLRQDGFDVALLDLTLPDSSGLDSLDVLLQEAPSLPVVVLTNTNDDALAVAAVRHGAQDYLMKRSLQQEVLVRSLFYAIERQRAEDALRNANEILEDRVQARTAELEAANRNLRQEIEQRQRIQERLTLAQNAASIGTFEWCVDAPDRDPSNPVADVPWPIADMMASFSDSWPWPIHPDDTERVTQELRRALQQGQGLKTEFRILVGDRVHWLTINSSLICDVETHSERLLGIHMDITDKKQLEAQFLRSQRLESLGTLAGGIAHDLNNILTPILLVVQLLPLKLKNMDSWILGKLDILEASAQRGADLVKQILAFTRGVEGKRFALQVHHLLADIRKLVQQTLPRSIDVYADVPDSLWPVWGDATQLHQVFMNLCVNARDAMPAGGTLHITAENLTLDHDSAQRHFQAQPGPYVIVTVADTGTGIGPAVLNQIFDPFFTTKALGQGTGLGLSAVLGIVESHGGFIDVQSQVGQGSQFQVYLPATFEPNPAAVTLPNLLDGSQSTVLVVDDEPAVCAAVRTVLELHNYRVMVAHGGQDAIALLSEHVDTIHTVLMDLMMPTMDGFATIPLLKRLNPDLRVVAMSGLNSVDAVAKAEQQGFQGFLPKPFTRQDLLQRMQPVD, encoded by the coding sequence TTGGCTAGAAACAGCGACGCTACCCTCGAGTACCCCCTAAACCCGACGGCGGTGCGAGTTCTGCTAATTGAGGATGATTTGGCCGAGGCCCGATTTTTGCAGGAGGTGCTGAAAGGGGCACCTCGCAGTCGTTTTCAGCTCAGCCACGCCAAGCGATTGGGGGAAGCGATCGCCTGGCTAAGGCAAGACGGCTTTGATGTGGCCCTGCTCGATCTCACCCTGCCCGACAGTAGCGGCCTCGACTCATTGGATGTGCTGCTACAAGAAGCCCCAAGCCTGCCGGTGGTGGTGCTGACCAACACCAACGATGATGCTCTGGCGGTGGCCGCCGTGCGCCACGGTGCCCAAGACTATTTGATGAAGCGATCGCTCCAGCAGGAGGTGCTGGTGCGATCGCTGTTCTATGCAATCGAGCGGCAGCGAGCTGAAGACGCCCTGCGCAACGCCAACGAGATTTTGGAAGACCGCGTGCAGGCCCGCACCGCCGAGCTAGAAGCGGCCAATCGAAACCTGCGCCAGGAGATCGAGCAGCGCCAGCGCATTCAAGAACGCCTCACCCTGGCTCAAAACGCCGCCAGCATTGGCACCTTCGAGTGGTGCGTCGACGCACCCGATCGCGACCCCTCAAACCCGGTCGCAGATGTACCCTGGCCCATAGCCGACATGATGGCTAGCTTTAGCGACAGCTGGCCCTGGCCCATTCACCCCGATGACACCGAGCGGGTCACTCAGGAGCTAAGGCGGGCGCTGCAGCAGGGGCAGGGGCTCAAAACCGAGTTTCGTATTTTGGTCGGCGATCGGGTGCACTGGCTGACGATCAACAGCAGCCTGATTTGCGATGTGGAGACCCACAGCGAACGCCTGCTGGGCATTCATATGGACATCACCGACAAAAAACAGCTAGAGGCTCAGTTCCTGCGATCGCAGCGGCTCGAAAGTCTGGGTACTCTGGCCGGTGGCATTGCCCACGACCTTAACAACATTCTGACGCCGATTTTGCTGGTGGTGCAGCTCTTGCCGCTGAAGCTCAAGAACATGGATTCTTGGATTCTGGGGAAGCTTGATATCTTAGAGGCCAGCGCCCAGCGGGGAGCTGACCTGGTCAAGCAAATTCTTGCTTTTACGCGAGGGGTTGAGGGCAAGCGCTTTGCCCTCCAGGTTCACCATCTGCTGGCTGACATTCGCAAGCTAGTTCAGCAGACCCTGCCCAGATCCATTGATGTCTATGCCGACGTGCCAGATAGTCTGTGGCCGGTTTGGGGTGACGCTACCCAGCTGCACCAGGTGTTTATGAACCTCTGTGTCAACGCCCGCGACGCCATGCCAGCCGGCGGCACCCTGCACATTACCGCCGAGAACCTGACCCTAGACCATGACTCAGCCCAGCGGCATTTTCAGGCCCAGCCTGGCCCCTACGTTATAGTTACCGTTGCCGATACCGGCACCGGCATAGGACCAGCGGTGCTCAATCAAATTTTTGACCCCTTTTTTACTACCAAAGCCCTAGGCCAAGGTACGGGGCTGGGTCTATCGGCGGTGCTGGGCATTGTCGAAAGTCATGGTGGCTTTATCGACGTGCAGAGCCAGGTGGGCCAGGGTAGCCAGTTTCAGGTCTATCTGCCGGCCACCTTTGAGCCCAATCCTGCCGCTGTTACCCTCCCCAACCTGCTTGATGGTAGCCAGTCAACGGTGCTGGTAGTAGACGACGAACCCGCGGTCTGTGCCGCGGTACGCACGGTTCTAGAACTGCATAACTATCGGGTGATGGTGGCACACGGCGGGCAGGACGCGATCGCCCTGCTGAGCGAGCACGTGGATACCATCCACACCGTACTGATGGATCTAATGATGCCGACGATGGATGGCTTCGCAACGATTCCGCTGCTGAAGCGCCTTAACCCAGACCTGCGGGTGGTTGCCATGAGCGGCCTCAACTCCGTCGATGCTGTCGCCAAAGCCGAGCAGCAGGGGTTCCAGGGCTTCTTACCAAAGCCCTTCACTCGCCAAGATTTGCTTCAGCGCATGCAGCCTGTAGACTGA